Genomic window (Arachis hypogaea cultivar Tifrunner chromosome 13, arahy.Tifrunner.gnm2.J5K5, whole genome shotgun sequence):
ggatAACAGGGAGCTATATATACTATAaataattgttaattaattattttaaataattataattaataattattaattttatattttttaaaaataaaatttaagaaaatgctaggaaaacaaaaaaaaaagacagaacttaccttatttaacattcattaattgtcgtaacaattaatgaatattaattatggctattttttggctgattttctttcgttaccaaatattttcgaaatttaaataatgaataattaatgACAAACGGAAGAAATAGAATGCCGTTTTCATGATCATAGGCATAAGATAAAACACGTGATCTCTTTGGTCTTTACTATACATTAgtctaagttttttattttgataaattctgCCCTATGATGCAAACAAACGGAAGAAATAGAAAGCCGTTTTCATGATCATCATCTATCCATCCTAAAGTCCCACCACAAAGATCCCATCGCCAATAGGCAACTGACATTCGTCacctttatttttttatggtacATAAAGAATTCATAACTTTTAAGGGTTCCAGAAAGTCAGAAACATTGTGTAATAGACGAGATATCGACGAtaactattaaaataaaataacaaaagaatacaaggcaAAACAAAATTCTTCTCCTTGAGATCTAAACTCTAATCTAATCACCAATGAAAAACGATAAAAAGGAAATGTCAGCACTCTTTATTGTAACAAATGATAAGTTGATGACCATCTTGGAGATAGCAAGAACTAAGAGGCTTAAATTAAAAACATGAATATGCTCAGAGAAAGAAGACACAGTTCAGTGAGAATGGCTACACTACTAAGCTCAAATTGTTATAGTGATAATCATGGGGTCCTACTTCTCCTTCTTTTGTTACTACTACAGATTTCATCTCAACTTGCAAACTGTGGCAGCATAGTGAAGTTCCTTCCAGGGTTCCAGGGACCCCTTCCTTTTGTTCTTGAAACTGGGTCTGTTACACTTTATGCTGTAGCCTatggtttttttaatttatgggATCTGGATCATGTACTTAACAACTAACTTTGCACGCATGCATGTCTCAAATTAATCAGGTATATAGGTGTGGGTGAAAATGAAGATGTGCAGGCTTTCTACTATTTCGTCGAGTCAGAGAACAATCCTAAGGTGGATCCTCTCATGTTGTGGCTCACCGGTGGTCCTGGATGCTCTGCTTTCTCTGGCCTTGTCTTTGAAATTGGTAACACACTCACACGGTTACTCCTATCTGAAATTTTCATGCTTTTAGTCTTTTGCATAGTCTCGGTCAAAATTAGGTGAGTAACAAGGAAAGAGGCAAAAAGAAATTTTGTTTCTATCTGAGCCTTTTAGTATCTTCTGAGAAGATTGTAATATCTATGAGACTATGACAAGGATTGCATATAATACATAGCTGAATTTATGTGTTTAATAATGTATTTGAGGTGTTGCATTTTAGGACCACTTGGATTTCAAAATGAGGAATATAATGGGAGCTTGCCAAATTTGGTCTATAGGCCATACTCATGGACAAAGGTGTGGATTATCTGCATTTATTTGCTGAATATATAATTTGGCattcattttgtttattttatcaaatccttttagatttttctttcaataattttgTACATCTTTGATGGTCATTCACTGCTAATTATTGCAATTTTGTTTTGTTGTAGACAAGTAGCATTATATTTGTAGATTTACCTGTTAATACAGGCTTCACATATGCCAGATCAGAATCTGTCACAGCGCGAAGCGACTCATTGCTAGTTAACCAAACTCATCAATTTCTTAGGAAGGTATATCCCTACAACTTTATGGTGTTTTTACTGCATATTCACAAATGGTTCCCTTTGTGTCTACTAAAGTAAACTTTTATAATCTTGTTAAAAATCTTTGCAGTGGCTAACTGATCATCCACAATTTTTCTCAAATGAATTTTTCGTCGGAGGCGATTCATACTCCGGTATTCCTATTCCAGTAATTGTTGATGAAATTTCACGAGGTATAAAACTCATTGATCTAATGCCTAGTTATAGACAACTATTTGAGTAATGTGTGTGTGTGATAAATGAGATCTAAAGTAACTTAGACACAGTTTAATTCTACTCCACATTGCcttgtttacagaaaatgaagaAGGAGTTCAACCTTGGATAAATCTTCAGGTTTcatttttagtcattttttaaacttttttaaagGTTGTCTTAAATACACCACAATCTAAAGCAATCTTAATAATGCTTTTGATCTTCTTTAAGAGCTTCTTCCATGTGGAATTTGAATATCTCCAGATTTGGCTAACTTTAAAAAGAATtatgtattttctatatatataaaatgattcTTCTATGTGATTAATTAAGTTTACCATGAGAAATCCTTTTCTTCAGGGGTACCTTCTGGGGAATGCTGCAACAACCCGAGTTGAGAAAAACTATCAAATCCCATTTGCTCATGGAATGGGACTAATTTCTGATGAACTATACCAGGTAGTTAAGTTCACTCTTAAATTGGTatagcaaaaataaaattcaaacactAAGTGATGTCTGCAATTTACTCAATGAAACAGTCACTGCAAACAAATTGTAGAGGAGAATATATAAAAGTAGACACTAGAAGTGCATTATGTTCAAGAGATCTCAAGTCCTTTGATGAGGTATCAATCATCTATTGTTATTGTTAAATCTTTTTATGTTCAATTTCTAGTTAGAAACCATTGTACTTTTCTGCAGATGACATCAGGACTCAATAAAGCCCATATTTTGGAACCTTCATGTGAATTTGGTTCACCTAAACCATTGAAGGCTTCTTGGAGGCGATCTATAACCGAAAACTATCCTTTGAAGTTCGTCAGCAACACTCGTCTCAGATTACCATCCTTGAACTGCCGGGTAATCCACATGCCTTGTTGAATAAGATATGTTTCCTTTGTGCTATtatcaaattctttttgttttaacttttgttcttctcctttcCAAAATCAGACTTATGGATACTTCCTTAGTAGTTATTGGGCCAATGATGACAAAGTACGGAATGCGCTAAACATACGAAAGGTATAACTGAAACACAtcaaaaatgttttctgaaattcATGGTTAGTATAACAACTATAACTCCATTTGTGTTTCAGGGAACAAAAAAGAAATGGCAACGCTGCACCTACAATATACCCAACAAGGAGGATATCCCTAGCAGCTTTCCATATCATGTAAAGCTCAGCAGAAAAGGCTATCGTTCGCTGATATACAGGTAAGTGTTCGCTGTATGCTCGAATAGTCTAAATTCACAGGAGATAGCACAAAGGAActtgtttgttattttcttttttcttttacttaaaaACGGAGAAATAAATCTATGTATTTCTAACAGCGGCGATCATGACATGAATGTTCCTTTCATGGCGACTCAAGTGTGGATAAGATCGCTAAACTACTCAATAGTCGATGATTGGAGGCCATGGTATACAAATGGCCAAGTTGCAGGGTATTCCCCTAACTGTATATAGTTATGTAAAAGTAAAATTATGTTGCATTTATTCAAACTTAGCTAAACTATATATGTACTTAAATCATGCTTCTTTTTTTCCCTCTCAAGCAGATATACAAGAACTTACTCCAATATGATGACATTTGCAACTGTTAAGGCAAGTCTATCTTATCACACACACACTTCATTTTAATGAATCTATCAAAGATGTGAAGTTTGGGGGCTTACACTTACCTTTAATATTTCCACTTGCATTGCAGGGTGGAGGGCACAcagctcctgaatacaagcctgAAGAATGCTTGGACATGTACAGTAGGTGGATCTCTAACAGGCCATTGTAGGAAGAAAGAACAATTGACAACACATATATATGAATAAATAGTATATCCATTTTCCATAGCTATACCACGGAGCAGATTTCGCTCACCATAAAACAGTTGAATCATCTCTGTATTCTCAATATATGTATTGTAGATGCACATCTGATCTTAAGATTTGGTGTGGATTAAAAGAGTAAATAAAAGAGACTTTGAGATCTCATGAATGCTACTACATTCATCTGTATAGCATATTGGCATAAAGCCATGTCTTTAAACTAGGGTAAGTGTTATGCTACTTAAAAAGTGGTgtctaatttgttaaaaaatattaaaaattaatatttaatttaaaaaatataaaaataaataatttttaattatttaaaatttattataaaaaataagttggataaaatttaaacattaaataataaatactataGAATTCACTTTAAATTAGTATACCAATATTTTTGTTGTACAACTAGGTAAAGAATTCTGATGTGTTTAAAAAACTCTAATTTTAATtaagtgatgatcaaacattattaacagcaaaattattaatctaattttgattcatatatgttaattaattaattttgctgTGCATGTATAAATTGggccgaaaagaaaagaaaaatatatcaagCCCAATTATATCAAAAATATCCAGCCTTGGTATTAAGACATTGTGATGATGTTGGCTGAAATTATATTTGGGCCAGAAATTGTTACTTAAGCCCAATTGGTTAAATCCATCAGCATTGATACAAGAATATATGATGAGAAGCTGAATCATTATAATGTTGGGCCAGATTTAAATGTGCAAGCCCAAATCTATTGTTGGTATATGACCAACTTGCTTGGTCCGAAATCAAAAGGAGATGGGGCACAATATTGCTTTATCCATTTAACAAATAAAACCCATTCCTTTAATTATGCTGCACACTTCCAACGGATTCCACTCATACCATGTGATGGAATTCAAATCTCTTTAAAGTGAAGTTAATAAATGCATGgaaactatgagagagaaattaTGATTGATTAGATGGCTAGCCTTAATGAAGGCACGCTACTCAGCAAAGAGGGAAGCAAAAAGCAACTCACCTTTCATTATTTTATTCAAACTAAATTAATTGCTTCTCTTTCTACTCTAACTACTctctcatttttcttcttcttcgatcatATCAGAGAAGAAACTATGAAAGCTAAGTCTAGCTatcaaaaggaagaagaagtaatCTACAAGACCATCAAAATGATGGcacgaaaaagaaaacataaagtatgctgtggctgagattcttatcacttgtagtaagattttgtgatgagatcttggctttttcataccaaaaatggttgaaaGAGATTTGGCCAGCAAGGAGAAAATCCTTGGAGAGATGGCTTGTCACTGCTTTTgggttcactcatcacagaaggtagctagggtggctacgtgagggaggaagcaaaagtggagcaaaagaaaccatcatcatcatgaagcatcaagggctagaAATTCACCTCGGAGAGCAAGTCAAGGATGGAGCGCTaagattgatgaagcttgatgaccaagaaaggactagagataattgcatgttggttattgcatgggttatctcttctctctttctggccgaaccggttctgtttcttggagaagaagaagttggcttggtttttAGTTTCAACTGTGGAGGCTTCCCCCTTCTATAAAAAGGGAGAACAGCCACGGCTTGAAGCAAGGTGAaagtgtgagagtgcaaggcacagggttctcagagctacctgagctaacatattttcttctccttcaatgtattatgttttgtatttttctatttaattttgtcatgtcttgagtctcatggaaaaagacaaacagtgaaGTTTGTataaaaaagccatagagcgaaaaaaggcagagagtgcaaaattaaaagaaaaagccatagatgtccttagagttcctttgttcatctatgttgtgtttcatgattctgtgggaattcccttctaagttgggttagcactttacagttgaaagcttagcagtgaccaagtcaagttcaggattgggtttagaattctggacttgtcccagataggaagggtagttcctagggagaattggtgcttgtaatcaagaatgattatagtgaaattccatcatctttgtgatggagactggatgtaggctgcattgcacttagcagctgaaccaggatatatctgggtgtaattttctctctcttctactccatttctgtttctgctgcacaggagataaaaccgaaaaatatctcgtgccaagtgacgagacaaaaagaaaagtctcatgGCTAGGGACGAGtcaaaaatcaaaaagtctcTAGAAAGTATTacaaagaccagcaagtgttcagaagtgaaaaaggggctaatattcaaccccccttctcttagccactgaaaaccatcaattggtatcagagcttggtatcaatgagatcaagctttgcagcttagaGAAAAGATCCATATGACAGAAAGCAGTGGCTCTAATCTGGTGTCCTACAACCTTACAaaaggacagtcaagcaacagactgcctcttttcaatgggaaaaactatacctattggaaagagagaatgaaaatctttgtgcaagcagtagactacAGACTCTGGAAGATCATCCTGGAAggtcctcaatttccaactaacacaagtgctgaaggagtggTCACTCTTAAACGAGAAGCAAgttggaccgaggaagataggaagaaggtggagctaaatgccaaggctgtcaacttgctcaactgtgctatcagctttgaggaataTCGACGGGTATCACAATGCataacggcaaaggaaatctgggacaaactgcaaatcactcatgaaggaaccaccattgtaaagaagactcagacagatatgttgaacagagaatatgaaatgtttgcaatgaaggaaggagagtccattgatgaactgtttgaacgattcaacatcatcattgttggcttagatgctctggaaATTACGtatcctgattctgtgcttgtgagaagagtgttgagatgtctcacaaaagagtggaaaacaaaagctttaattatttctgagagcagtagcttagatt
Coding sequences:
- the LOC112738253 gene encoding serine carboxypeptidase-like 13; this encodes MNMLRERRHSSVRMATLLSSNCYSDNHGVLLLLLLLLLQISSQLANCGSIVKFLPGFQGPLPFVLETGYIGVGENEDVQAFYYFVESENNPKVDPLMLWLTGGPGCSAFSGLVFEIGPLGFQNEEYNGSLPNLVYRPYSWTKTSSIIFVDLPVNTGFTYARSESVTARSDSLLVNQTHQFLRKWLTDHPQFFSNEFFVGGDSYSGIPIPVIVDEISRENEEGVQPWINLQGYLLGNAATTRVEKNYQIPFAHGMGLISDELYQSLQTNCRGEYIKVDTRSALCSRDLKSFDEMTSGLNKAHILEPSCEFGSPKPLKASWRRSITENYPLKFVSNTRLRLPSLNCRTYGYFLSSYWANDDKVRNALNIRKGTKKKWQRCTYNIPNKEDIPSSFPYHVKLSRKGYRSLIYSGDHDMNVPFMATQVWIRSLNYSIVDDWRPWYTNGQVAGYTRTYSNMMTFATVKGGGHTAPEYKPEECLDMYSRWISNRPL